The Pyrus communis chromosome 8, drPyrComm1.1, whole genome shotgun sequence region CTATCACTATTGGGCCTATTGCGGATTTTCTTGGTCGAAAAGGGGTACGAATTGGGGCTTTGGGTTCAGAACTTTTAGCAGGAAATGAATTCTGTTTCGACTGGTATTCGCTGTCTAACAATATCTTCACCGTAAAATTGTATGCAGGCCTTGAGAATGTCTTCTGCTTTCTGTGTTGCAGGTTGGCTTGCTATTTACTTCTCTGAGGTTCATATTACACCTGAAACTTTTCTGTACTTCTACCTACTAAACGAATATTTTCCTCGAAGATTTGGCCCTAATTTATGCTTTCCATCTTATTGCTTTTGAAGGGGGTCTTGTCATTGGACATTGGGAGAATGGCAAGTGGATACGGAATGGGAGCCTTTTCGTACTTGGTGAGCTATTACTCTCCTCTATAGCTTGAGTATTTTCTGAGACCGAAAAATTACTTATAAGTACCTTATAGATGAtatttcaaaacatgttaagGTACCTGTTTTCATAGCTGAAATCGCACCCAAAAATCTTCGAGGAAGACTGACTGCTGTAAATCAGGTAAACATGTAACAAGAAATGCAATACTTCAAGCTAACGAGCAACAACACCGATTATTCATATCTGACTTCtcttattcatttttttcagTTAATGATCTGTGTTGGAAGCTCTGTTTCCTTCATAATCGGGGTAGTAGTAAGTTGGAGGGCATTAGCATTAATCGGTGAATTACTTAGACAGCTGTATTCTTTAAACTCCATGTTATCTAACACATTAGCAGAGGGCTCATTTGTGTTGTGATTTCAGGAATTGTGCCGTGTGCTGTGTCTATTTTCGGTCTTTTTTTCATTCCTGAGTCTCCACGATGGTTGGTAAGAAACtgcttttattttactttttactaaTCATTCAGAGGTAAAATTGAACGAAATGAAGTCATAGAATATGACTTCATGATCAATGCAGGCAAAGACAGGACGCCATAAAGATTTCGAAGCTGCACTACAGAAACTTCGTGGCAAAGACGCTGACATCTCTTACGAAGCAGCAGAAATCCAGGTTCTCATCTCCTAACCTACATGACAGTATCTTAAGAGCATCCGTAAGATCGGTTATGTTAAGAAATTCCTTGACAGGATTACATAGCAACTCTTGAACGACTCCCTAAAGCGAAGTTGCTGGATTTGTTTCAAACCAGATACTTGCGCTCAGTCCTTGTGAGCTTCTCTCTTCCATTTCTATAGTCAGTTCTATCTTTCTTTGCGTTTGAGTTCGCTTTCCATTTGGTTATTTCTTTGTTTGATCAGATTGGCATCGGGCTGATGGTCTGCCAACAATTGGGGGGAATTAACGGGGTTGGTTTCTATGTCAGTGATATTTTTGAGCAAGCAGGTTAAAAGGCCATACTTTTGAAAGTACATCTTTGCGTTCTGacactactactactactactttATATGTTTTCAATCTACAACACTCAACTTACGTTCAGTCTGTTTTTATCTCCATTAGTGCAAATTGAATCATTTACTTAAGCAAAAAATCTTGTCCTACAATTGAAATCTTGATGTTATTGGTCAGGATTCTCGTCCATCATTGGGACTATATCCTTTGCTGTTCTTCAGGTTCTCAGTTCCTACTGTGACAGCATTCGGAATCTTTTAATTTCTCTCCGTAAGAACTGTCTTGAAGTGGTTCTGTTTTTACAGGTTGTGGTTACTGGTATTGGTGCATCCGTGATGGATAAAGCGGGAAGAAAGCCTCTAATTGTGGTAAGCTAGTGCGTGATCGTAGTTCCAGGAAATTTCTGAGACAGATTCCTTTTCCTATCCaataggttttaatttattttttctctctAGCTCTCTGCATCAGGCTTGGTACTCGGATCTCTCCTGACTGCCATTTCATTCTTTCTCAAGGTAATCCTCAGCCTTCATTGTTCACCCTACCATAGAATGCTCTAGATTTATCCGAAAATAACCTGACAAAGAGTGCACTTTGTGAACCAGGTTCATGACTTGGCACACAAGGCATCTCCCATACTTGCTGTAACCGGCATTCTGGTAAATCTTTAGCCTCGTTGAAATACTTCATCCACACAGATCAGTCTCCTTTAACATCGGGTGTTCGTTTATTGTAATTGCATTCTTTAACAACTAGTTTCCGGATTCAGGTCTATATTGGATCCTTTGGGATAGGAATGGGAGCAGTTCCTTGGGTCATTATGTCTGAGGTAGACATAAAAATCTAAGTTTATCACAAATCTATCCATTAATTACCAATCATCCTGCTAATCTAAACAAATTTACTGTCTGCTGCAGATATTCCCGATAAACATTAAAGGGCAGGCCGGAAGCGTAGCAACACTGGTGAACTGGTTCGGCGCATGGTTGTGTTCCTACACTTTCAACTATCTTATGAGTTGGAGCTCCTACGGTAActacatttttctttcttgttacACAACAAGAACTAAGGACTAATACTTAAGGTTAAGATTATAAATCTCCCAGAAGTTATAAGATCTGATAACTTACGTGCACGCGATTTTCAGGCACCTTCGTTTTGTATGCCGCAATCAACGCACTGGCCGTAGCTTTCGTGGTTTCGATGGTCCCTGAAACGAAAGGGAAAACCCTGGAACAGATTCAAGGAGCCATTAACAAGTAGAGAACAAAGGGAAGAAAACGAAAAGAAATGAGGAGCATTTGTTTACTGCAGTAATTCTGCGTGAAAATTTAGACAAATGAATGCAGAAACTTGGCAGATGAAATCTTTGAAAACCAGAAGAATATTGTGCTGCTATTTTCCCAGATAATAAAACCAATTCGCGACAGAATTAGGTTTTCTTTTGTTGCAAGaaatgtttgatattttattatttatttgcttCGTTTTGCCTTTTGTTTAACCATTAATGGAccagaaaattaattttcacctgtgggaaaaaggaggaaaaggaAACGGCTTATTTGCGCTTATGCGGAACTTACCTACAATATCTTAAACCAATCACATCCAGTCATGTGAGAAACTTAAACGTGTGACATCCATGTTATTTTCTCTTGGATCGGGGTCTTTTTTGCATGTTgtaagtgttttaacttttaaaagaaAAGTGAACGACATCTTGATATGTTCAATTTGAATAGAACAATAATATTAAGTGTCCACTGTTCTAAAATTTCTGCCTAATGCTACCTAGGCCCTGTCTAGACGCTAAGTAGGCGACTGGCCACCTCCTTGATTTATTCTTAGGCATTTGAATAAGAAAAGGCACCCACATTTGGCTAGGCGCCCGCCTAATCCACCTAAACCTGCCTAAGTAGTGATTCTtatttagatagaaaatagattaacttttattttgcattttagtttttcaataaattttaagagacttgttgaatactcggatgaacactcattaaaTTTTAAGAGCCCCATGTTTCCAATATGTTCTGATACCTTATAGActatatatcattttatttgataatttatgta contains the following coding sequences:
- the LOC137741880 gene encoding sugar transporter ERD6-like 7, translating into MDGGIREPLMAGESRRGDQWMVYLSTLVAVCGSYEFGCCVGYSSPTQSAIREDLNLTLAEYSVVGSILTIGAMVGAITIGPIADFLGRKGALRMSSAFCVAGWLAIYFSEGVLSLDIGRMASGYGMGAFSYLVPVFIAEIAPKNLRGRLTAVNQLMICVGSSVSFIIGVVVSWRALALIGIVPCAVSIFGLFFIPESPRWLAKTGRHKDFEAALQKLRGKDADISYEAAEIQDYIATLERLPKAKLLDLFQTRYLRSVLIGIGLMVCQQLGGINGVGFYVSDIFEQAGFSSIIGTISFAVLQVVVTGIGASVMDKAGRKPLIVLSASGLVLGSLLTAISFFLKVHDLAHKASPILAVTGILVYIGSFGIGMGAVPWVIMSEIFPINIKGQAGSVATLVNWFGAWLCSYTFNYLMSWSSYGTFVLYAAINALAVAFVVSMVPETKGKTLEQIQGAINK